The following proteins come from a genomic window of Maylandia zebra isolate NMK-2024a linkage group LG22, Mzebra_GT3a, whole genome shotgun sequence:
- the rnf115b gene encoding E3 ubiquitin-protein ligase RNF115: protein MAEAGDTPQVRFFCHCCKCETNPKLPDFVCPRCDSGFIEEVTEDSSLLQTSRASVPSEDSNSLLSELWQLLFMERSALLSHPPSSESDPDDGEQGSAGQSRLLPASPGPAEATEPESPSNPEQETPSRTFEQRPAVEGMVQQFLAGLFANNGNPGAAPAALSSMLQLYSNPGDYAWGQSGLDSVITELLGQLENTGPPPAEKEMISSLPTVCISQEQTDCRLECPVCREEYSLGETVRKLPCLHHFHSECIVPWLELHDTCPVCRKSLDGVDNSLPPTSEPAEARSLRTEQQERQAI from the exons ATGGCGGAGGCTGGGGATACGCCACAAGTCCggtttttctgtcactgctGTAAATGTGAAACAAACCCCAAACTCCCG GATTTCGTATGCCCCAGATGTGACTCTGGCTTCATTGAGGAAGTAACAGAAGACTCCAG TCTCCTGCAGACCAGCAGAGCATCTGTTCCCAGTGAAGATTCAAACTCACTGCTCTCAGAA TTATGGCAGCTGCTGTTTATGGAGCGCTCTGCTCTGCTGTCGCATCCGCCCTCCTCCGAGTCCGACCCTGATGACGGTGAGCAGGGATCTGCTGGTCAGAGCCGTCTTCTTCCAGCATCACCGGGCCCTGCTGAGGCCACAGAACCAGAGTCTCCTTCCAACCCAGAGCAAGAGACACCGTCTAGGACCTTCGAACAAAGGCCTGCAGTTGAAGG GATGGTGCAGCAGTTCTTGGCTGGCCTGTTTGCCAACAACGGAAACCCCGGCGCTGCACCAGCTGCACT ATCCAGCATGCTTCAGTTGTACTCAAACCCTGGAGATTATGCGTGGGGTCAGAGCGGTCTTGACTCTGTCATCACGGAG TTATTAGGACAGTTGGAGAACACAGGTCCACCCCCAGCAGAAAAGGAGATGATCTCATCCCTTCCAACCGTTTGCATCTCTCAAGAACAGACAG ATTGCAGACTGGAGTGTCCGGTTTGCAGGGAAGAATATTCATTAGGGGAAACTGTAAGGAAGCTTCCCTGCCTTCATCACTTCCACAGTGAATGTATAGTGCCGTGGCTGGAGCTG CACGACACTTGCCCCGTGTGCCGCAAAAGCCTCGATGGCGTCGACAACAGCCTCCCGCCCACATCGGAACCCGCAGAAGCCCGCTCCCTCAGGACAgagcaacaggagaggcaggCGATCTGA